A genomic region of Elaeis guineensis isolate ETL-2024a chromosome 9, EG11, whole genome shotgun sequence contains the following coding sequences:
- the LOC105051550 gene encoding LOW QUALITY PROTEIN: protein FAR1-RELATED SEQUENCE 5 (The sequence of the model RefSeq protein was modified relative to this genomic sequence to represent the inferred CDS: inserted 6 bases in 6 codons) yields MDAGAALGLNFNPESIEVDPSDSVLLEDNVGEKEEEEEEGDVXNSVVQMNCQSMGTEFPFDGRVQEKLELEMEPSEPYVGMEFDSLESARKFYFDYAERVGFRVRNNRFRTSRRDDSIIMRRFVCYKEXFYLKNEKRKNDGKERRNRASIREGCRAMIEVVRKDKDRWVVTKLIIEHNHAFVANIRASKPTKKRAPLALHVETRSLFGEGFGAEERPNPVWGGGEGFNLLQYFKKMQTMNPAFFYSIEVDETNKLKNVFWADAKARMAYSYFGDVVALDTTYKKNRLMMPFVLFTGVNHHLQPVVFGCSVLLDETEASYIWXFETFLVAMSGRLPVSFVTDHCKXLAAAAMKVFHGTHHRFCKWRILSKCKEKLLDICSTQAARASLKGDMKKCIDETDTVQEFESSWEAFLLKYNLRDNEWIQSLYEVRQQWVTVYLKDKFXAEMSPSQRSESMNKFFQRNFETKTSLFEFVAKFDQAIAGQYEKEVQADFANMITKPVLKSSSSIEKQASETFTKTIFSIFQEELVQALGYSVEKFQDGSACRYHVALNAEGANRTYDVTFDSSETRARCSCQKFEFSGIICRHILRVFQAVGLCKLPEGLILKRWTQKAKSGSVLYENCAXIQENAQNNFTQRCNNLFLDALKHAAEGATSLVTYKAAKDALQKAFAEVVSAKMSLWSTKPGNGNYHSKWGLR; encoded by the exons ATGGACGCTGGAGCGGCATTGGGCCTGAACTTCAATCCTGAGTCGATTGAAGTCGACCCTAGTGATTCAGTTttacttgaggataatgttggggaaaaagaagaggaggaggaggaaggagatg GAAATTCAGTGGTTCAAATGAACTGCCAGTCCATGGGAACAGAGTTCCCTTTTGATGGAAGAGTACAGGAGAAACTGGAACTTGAAATGGAACCAAGCGAACCATACGTTGGCATGGAATTTGATTCGCTTGAGTCTGCGAGGAAGTTCTACTTTGACTATGCTGAGCGTGTGGGCTTCCGAGTCCGCAACAATAGGTTTAGGACCTCAAGGCGTGATGACTCCATCATCATGAGACGGTTCGTGTGCTACAAGG GGTTCTATCTGAAGAATGAGAAGAGGAAGAATGATGGCAAGGAGAGGCGGAATCGTGCTTCGATAAGGGAAGGTTGCAGGGCAATGATTGAGGTGGTTCGGAAGGATAAGGACAGGTGGGTAGTAACTAAGCTCATTATTGAACACAACCATGCATTTGTTGCCAATATTAGAGCATCTAAGCCTACGAAGAAGAGGGCACCGCTAGCCTTACATGTTGAGACGAGGTCACTGTTTGGAGAAGGCTTTGGTGCTGAGGAGAGACCAAATCCTGTTTGGGGAGGAGGCGAGGGTTTTAACCTCTTGCAGTACTTTaagaagatgcaaacaatgaatcCTGCATTTTTTTATTCAATTGAAGTTGATGAAACTAACAAGTTAAAGAATGTTTTCTGGGCCGATGCAAAGGCCCGGATGGCATACAGTTACTTTGGTGATGTTGTTGCTCTTGATACGACATATAAAAAGAACAGGCTCATGATGCCTTTTGTGCTGTTTACAGGGGTAAATCATCACTTGCAACCTGTTGTATTTGGGTGTTCTGTGCTCTTGGATGAGACAGAGGCTTCTTACATAT TGTTTGAAACGTTTCTAGTGGCTATGAGTGGACGCCTTCCAGTTTCATTCGTTACTGATCATTGCA GCTTAGCAGCAGCAGCTATGAAGGTATTCCATGGCACCCATCACCGTTTTTGCAAGTGGAGGATCTTGAGCAAATGCAAGGAGAAGTTGCTTGATATCTGTTCAACACAAGCAGCTCGAGCTTCTCTCAAGGGGGATATGAAGAAATGCATCGATGAGACTGATACGGTTCAAGAATTTGAGTCATCATGGGAAGCATTCCTTCTTAAGTATAATCTGAGGGATAATGAATGGATTCAATCATTATATGAAGTCCGCCAACAGTGGGTCACAGTATACTTGAAGGATAAGT TTGCAGAAATGTCTCCTTCTCAAAGATCTGAAAGTATGAACAAGTTTTTTCAAAGAAATTTTGAAACAAAGACAAGCTTATTTGAATTTGTTGCAAAGTTTGATCAAGCCATTGCAGGACAGTATGAGAAGGAAGTTCAGGCAGATTTTGCTAATATGATAACTAAACCTGTTTTGAAATCTTCATCATCAATAGAAAAGCAGGCTTCAGAGACCTTCACAAAAACCATATTTTCCATATTCCAGGAGGAGCTTGTCCAGGCCTTGGGTTATTCAGTGGAAAAATTCCAGGATGGTTCTGCCTGCAGATACCATGTGGCTCTTAATGCAGAGGGTGCCAATAGGACGTATGATGTCACCTTTGATTCTTCTGAAACAAGAGCAAGATGTAGTTGCCAAAAGTTTGAGTTCTCAGGCATCATATGCAGACATATATTGAGGGTCTTTCAGGCAGTTGGTCTTTGTAAGCTTCCAGAAGGTCTCATTTTGAAAAGGTGGACACAGAAGGCCAAGAGTGGCTCTGTTTTATACGAAAATTGTG AAATTCAGGAAAATgctcaaaataattttactcaGCGATGCAACAATCTCTTCTTAGATGCTCTCAAACATGCAGCAGAAGGGGCAACATCTTTGGTGACTTACAAGGCTGCCAAAGATGCACTGCAAAAGGCTTTTGCTGAAGTTGTTTCTGCAAAAATGTCCTTGTGGTCAACAAAACCAG GAAATGGAAATTATCATTCTAAATGGGGATTAAGATGA
- the LOC105051551 gene encoding LOW QUALITY PROTEIN: protein FAR1-RELATED SEQUENCE 5 (The sequence of the model RefSeq protein was modified relative to this genomic sequence to represent the inferred CDS: inserted 1 base in 1 codon): protein MENITTLTPSMGFDSPHEGEVESLIPIQPQGEGMAVESMVPSSGAMLLAARPEDPVGGEGRELVPTAGGLEASAGPSGDSEEPRLGMEFDSPDAARAFFSAYAERVGFRIRNSKSFTSRVDDTVIMRRFVCSKQGRPTKKDPFDLTKKRRNRASSREGCKAMLQVNRRENGLWAVSRCALEHCHPLGIAPKASPAVQKKLAKKPWELLVSPPTETQQSGLGPGGGVAQSLLEYFKRMQAENPAFFYAIQVDQNNCVANVFWADARARMAYGYFGDAIMFDMTCKKNKRVVPFAAFTGVNHHRQLIVFGCAFMTDESEASFTWLFETWLALMSGRRPVSITTAYNDAMGAASXKVFLNVRHRFCRRDIFHKCKEKLSNVYLAHPSFKAEFKKCVSDSENIEEFESCWKLIMDRYNLKENMWLQSLYDIRQKWVPAYARSTFFAELSGAPKLETMHKFFQRHSITTTSLRDLVTQFDKAMAGQYEKEIQADFATTHNRPVLKTPSPLEKQASEIYTKTIFDLLQEELVESSGFLMDKIEDGVVSKFRVTKVDDASKVYMVNYNASEKSISCSCCKFEFSGILCRHAFRVSVVVGILTFPEGYILRRWTRNAKSSILSYDHCGVLQTNCHKAVTWRCNDLCRDAIRFAEEGATSAVIYKVAKGALQKAFAEVFAAKRGSSFNGTR, encoded by the exons ATGGAGAACATCACAACCCTAACTCCGTCGATGGGGTTCGATAGCCCCCACGAGGGGGAAGTGGAATCTCTGATCCCCATCCAACCGCAAGGAGAAGGCATGGCCGTCGAATCGATGGTCCCCAGCTCCGGCGCCATGCTGCTGGCCGCCCGGCCGGAGGATCCGGTGGGAGGGGAAGGGAGGGAGCTGGTGCCCACCGCCGGAGGATTGGAAGCCTCGGCGGGACCCTCTGGGGATTCTGAGGAGCCGCGCCTCGGGATGGAGTTCGACTCCCCCGACGCTGCCCGGGCCTTCTTCTCGGCCTACGCCGAGCGTGTCGGCTTCCGGATTCGCAACAGCAAGTCCTTCACCTCCCGGGTTGATGACACTGTGATCATGCGGCGGTTCGTGTGCTCGAAGCAGGGCCGGCCGACGAAAAAGGACCCCTTTGACCTCACCAAGAAGCGCCGCAACCGGGCATCGTCACGTGAGGGCTGCAAGGCCATGCTCCAGGTCAACCGCCGCGAGAATGGCCTGTGGGCCGTATCAAGGTGCGCGCTTGAGCACTGCCACCCTCTCGGAATCGCCCCCAAGGCATCCCCTGCTGTCCAGAAGAAGCTTGCCAAGAAACCGTGGGAGCTCCTCGTGAGCCCTCCCACCGAAACCCAGCAAAGTGGGCTGGGGCCTGGAGGGGGCGTAGCCCAAAGCCTCCTGGAATACTTCAAACGGATGCAGGCAGAGAATCCAGCATTCTTTTATGCCATTCAAGTTGACCAGAATAATTGTGTGGCCAATGTGTTCTGGGCTGACGCAAGGGCAAGGATGGCTTATGGCTACTTCGGTGATGCAATCATGTTTGACATGACATGCAAGAAGAACAAGCGTGTGGTGCCATTTGCCGCATTCACCGGTGTGAACCATCATAGGCAGCTCATCGTCTTCGGGTGTGCCTTCATGACTGATGAGAGTGAAGCTTCATTTACGTGGCTTTTTGAGACATGGCTTGCATTGATGAGTGGACGCCGGCCAGTATCAATCACTACTGCTTACAATGATGCCATGGGTGCTGCCT ACAAAGTGTTCCTTAATGTCCGCCATCGCTTCTGCAGGAGGGACATCTTTCACAAGTGCAAGGAGAAGCTGTCCAATGTCTACTTGGCACATCCTTCATTTAAAGCAGAGTTCAAGAAATGTGTAAGTGATTCTGAAAATATTGAAGAGTTCGAGTCATGTTGGAAGTTAATAATGGATAGGTACAATTTGAAGGAGAATATGTGGTTGCAATCCTTATATGATATTCGTCAAAAATGGGTTCCAGCATATGCCAGAAGCACATTCTTTGCTGAACTGTCTGGGGCTCCGAAGTTGGAAACCATGCACAAGTTCTTCCAGAGGCACTCAATTACAACAACCTCGTTGCGTGATTTAGTCACTCAGTTTGATAAGGCCATGGCAGGGCAGTATGAGAAGGAAATTCAAGCAGACTTTGCTACCACTCATAACAGGCCAGTCTTGAAGACTCCATCTCCATTGGAGAAACAAGCATCGGAAATATACACAAAAACTATATTTGACTTGCTTCAGGAGGAACTTGTTGAGTCTTCAGGTTTCTTGATGGACAAAATCGAGGATGGGGTGGTTAGCAAGTTCCGTGTGACAAAAGTTGACGATGCTAGTAAAGTGTACATGGTCAATTATAATGCTTCTGAAAAAAGTATAAGCTGTAGCTGCTGCAAATTTGAGTTCTCAGGTATTTTATGCAGGCATGCGTTCAGAGTATCAGTAGTTGTTGGTATACTTACATTTCCAGAAGGTTACATCTTGAGACGGTGGACCAGAAATGCCAAGAGTAGTATCTTGTCTTATGATCATTGTGGTGTGCTTCAAACTAATTGTCATAAAGCTGTGACATGGCGTTGCAATGATCTCTGCCGTGATGCCATTAGATTTGCAGAAGAAGGGGCTACATCTGCAGTGATTTATAAAGTCGCAAAGGGGGCATTGCAGAAGGCTTTTGCAGAAGTTTTTGCTGCAAAAAGGGGCTCATCATTTAACGGAACAAGGTAA